In Hyalangium minutum, the genomic stretch ACCGCGCGAAACCACCGGCTCACCGTGGCTCGCAGGGGCTGGCGCGCGCCTTGCTCAAGCTCGTCCGCAGGAGCACGGCCCGGGTGCTCCTTCCAGAGACACCTGAGACGTGAGGAGACGAGCCATGAAGAGCCTGATCGAGAAGAGCCGAGCCGCAGTGGTGGGAGCCCTCGTGCTGGCGTGGATGAGCGGTTGTGGCACCCCCGCCGACACGGAGCAGACCCCCGCAGCCGAGGATCCCGCGCTAGGCAACGCCCTCCCCAATCAGCCCGATCGCGGTGGCATCGGCATGGCGCTTCCTCCTCCTCCTCCTCCTCCTCCTCCCACCGGACCGAACCCCACTCCGCCGCCTCCGCCCCCGACCAGCGGAGTGGATCCCCAGCGCTCCCTCGCCGTGACGGATGACGCGATCCTCAACAAGTTCACCTTCATCGCGGTGATGGACCAGCTCGTCGGCACCAGCGGCGTGCCAACCACGGCGCTGAACCTCTTCCGGCAGTGGTGGGACACGCAGCGGCCGGCTCCAGGGCTCGGGGCGGGACCGCACTGCGACAGCCCGGGCGTGGCCAACATGAACGGCTTCCCGTACACGTGCCCGCGAGCCGAGGGAAACCTGGCCAACGCGGACCCCTTCACCAACCCCGCTGGCAACCCGAACTCCTTCATCCCCGTGGGGCTCTTCAACCGCTTCGATCTGGCCCCCACCCACGGAGCCAACTGCGGCGAGTACCGCATCGTCTTCGCCAAGCGCTCGGGCCTCACCAACCCGCAGGACCGGCTGTTCCTCATCTTCGAGGCCGTGCTGCCCAACCCCACGCCGGAGCAGGGTCTCGAGGGCTGCCGCCCGGTGGCGAACTTCTGGAGCGGGCTGACCGCGGACGCGGACGTGAACTCGCGGGGTGACAAGCTGCGCAGCTTCTACTTCAACGGGCTCCCGGGCTTCATGCCAGTGATCCACACGGACAACCTGGGCAGCCGCGCGAGCAACACGGGCCAGGTGCGCACCAACCAGTTCATGCAGCCCGCGTGGATGCTGCGCGAGTTCAAGCTTCAGAAGAGCTGCGCTACGAGCCCCTGCTCCGTCCAGTTCATCCCGTCCACGGTGAAGACCAACCCGGGCGGTGCACTCTTCAACCCCTCGTCCTCGCACGCGCGGGCCGCGGACTTCCAGAGCGCCATCTTCCCGGCCCAGGTGGCCAGCCTGGCCGTCAACAACATCAACGGCTTCGGCTTCTCGGTGCCTGACGCCTTCAACAGCGGCCAGTCCGATGAGCAGAACCCGATGGAGAACCACTACGTGAACCAGTTCGGCACGGGCCCGAGCCCGCTGCGCACGAACATCCAGAACCAGCTGAACGCCATCGGCAGCACGCTGACGCCGAACCAGATTGTGGCGCGCGCCATGTCCCTCTCGTGCGCGGGCTGCCACCGTCTGAGCAACGGGGCTGACCTGGGCGGTGGGCTGCGCTGGCCGCCCTCGCTGGACTTCACCCACATCTCCGAGCAGACCGATCAGGGCCCGGACGGCCCGCGGCACCGCCTCTCTCCGGCGCTGGTGAATGTGTTCCTGCCGCACCGCAAGGCTGTGCTCGACGCGTTCCTCGGCTCGGCCGCGCAGTAACTCAGCGGGGCGGAGGGGTGGGGGAGGGCTCCTCCCCCTTCGCCAGCAGCAGCGCCCGGGCCGCCTGAAGCACCTCATCCGAGAGGGGCTGAGAGGAGGTCGCCCGGGCCAGCGTCAAGGCCCCGAAGCACAGCGCAACGCTGGCCAGGGCCTTCTGCCGAGCCGTGACGCCCTGCTCGTCGGTCAGGTGGGCCTGGGCCTCGCGGACCAGCGCATCGAGTCCCTCGGCGAGCGTGCCCTGAAGTTCCGGAGCGGCCCGAGTGAGGTCCGAGAGGACGGAGGGCATCATGCAGCCCCCCTGCGGATCATCGCGGCGCTGGCGGGTGAGGTAGCGGCGGACGAAGTGGCTCAGCCACTCGGGGCCGTGCAGCTCCTCGAGCCCCGCCACCCACCGCTCCTTGCTCTGCTGGAGGAAGCTCCGCAGGGCCTCTCGCTGCAGCTCCTCCTTCGAGGTGAAGTGGGCATAGAAGCCGCCCACCGTCAGGCCCGCGGCGCGCATCACCCGCTCCACGCTGGCGCCCGCGAAGCCCTGCTTCCGGAAGAGCGCGTCGGCGGCCGCGAGGATGCGCGCACGGGTGGAGGGCTTCTGCTCGGGGCCATACCGCATGGGGACCTCCCTCTCTCAGGTTCCAGCGCCGGACGGCCGGAAGATCATGCAGGTGGTGACGCCGTGGGCGTACAACTTTCCGGAGGCATCCGTCACCCGGCCCTGCGCGGTGGCCATGCGGCCTCCCAGGTGGATGATCTCCCCGGTGCAAGTCAGCCGCCCCGTGTCGTGGGTGATGGGGCGCACGAAGGTCACGTGCAGATCCAGCGTGGTGTAGCTCGCGCCCGCTGGCAGGGTGCTATGGACCGCGCACGCCATCGCCGAGTCCAGCAGCGTCGCAGCCAGCCCGCCGTGCACGGTGCCGATGGGGTTGTAGTGGTACTCGGCCGGCTCCACGGTGAAGACGGCGCGTCCTTCCTGGAACTCGGAGGGGCCCATCCCCAGCAGCTCGGCGATGGGAGGGCCGGGCAACTCGCCTCGTTGCATGGCCCGCAGGTACTCCAGCCCGGAGAGCTGCTTCGCCGCAGTGACTCCCTCCCGGTAGTCCTTCCACGTCACGGTCCGTGTGCGCTGCGCGCTCCCCTCGCTCATATGGGCTCCTTGCCTTTGGAATGATGGGCATCATCTCTGGGGAACAATTCGGGCGCCCCAGTGAGTACCCTGATAGAATGATGGACATAATATAAATCATCACTCAGGGCAAGTGAGAGGGGAGCAGACCGATGGAGAAGCGGCGCGTCGTGGTGACGGGGCTAGGCCTCATCAGCCCGTGTGGCACTGGGGTGGAGAAGAGCTGGGAAGCGCTCGTGAAGGGCCAGAGTGGGGTGGGGCCCATCACGCTCTTCGACGCGAGCGGTCTGGACAGCCGCATCGCCGGCGAGGTGAAGGACTTCCGTCCCGAGGACTTCATCGACAAGCGGGAGCTGCGGCGCATGGACCGCTTCGCCCAGTTCGCGGTGGGCGCGGCGGACATGGCCTTGAAGGACTCGGGCCTGGCCATCACCCCCAAGAATGCCGAGCGGACCGCGGTCATCGTCGGCTCGGGGATTGGAGGCATCGGCAGCCTCGAGGAGACCTACCGCAAGGTGCTGGAGAAGGGGCCGGATCGCATCAGCCCGTTCTTCATCCTGCAGATGATCATCAACCTTGCGCCGGGCTACATCTCCATGCGCCACGGCATCAAGGGGCCGAGCTGGTCCTCCAACTCCGCCTGCTCCACCAGCGCCCACGCCATCGGCGAGGCCCTCCGAGGCATCCAGCGGGGAGACTTCGACGCCGCGGTGGTGGGAGGTGCCGAGGCCCCCATCACCGTCCTGGGCGTGGGAGGCTTCGCCGCGATGAAGGCGCTGTCCACGCGGAATGACGCGCCCCAGGCCGCCAGTCGTCCCTTCGACGTGGATCGCGACGGCTTCGTGGTGGCCGAGGGCGCTGGGATGTTGGTGCTGGAGACGTGGGAGCACGCGCGGGATCGCGGCGCCAAGGTCTACGCGGAGCTGTCGGGTTACGGTGCCAGCTCGGACGCCTACCACGTGACGCAGCCTGCGCCCGAGCACGAGGGAGCCCAGCGCAGCATGCGGCTGGCGCTCGCGGATGCGGGGCTCCGGCCCGCGGACATCGGCTACATCAACGCCCACGGCACGTCGACGGACATTGGGGACGCGCTGGAGATGGAGGCCATCACCCGTGTCTTTGGAGAGGCGGCCCGTCAGGTCGCCGTCTCCTCCACCAAGTCCATGACGGGGCACATGAACGGCGCGGCGGGAGCGGCCGAGGCCGTCATCAGCGTGCTGGCGCTCCAGCGAGGAATGCTCCCACCGACGGTGAACCTCGACCGGCAGGATCCGCGCATCACCCTCGACTGCATCCCGAAGGTGGCGCGAGAGAAGCGGGTGAGCGCGGTGATGAGCAACTCTTTCGGGTTTGGCGGGACGAACGTGTCGCTCGTGTTCCAGCGCCCGAGCTGAGGTGCCTCATTCCGCGTGGGAGCGCGCTACTTCATCCCCATGGCCTTGAGCAGGTCTTCCCGCTGCTCCAGGAACGCCCGGAACTCGTGCTCAGGGATGCGCATGCGGGCCAGGACTTCCCGGAGGATCTCCTCCACGGTGCCGTCCTGGCGCCGCTTCAGCTCCAGCGCCGTCTTGAGCAGCACCACGCCATAGCGTGGATCGGACTCCACGGGCGGTGGGGTCCGCGCCTTGGGCCGAGCGGCCTGCTTGCGCTCCTCCAACTTCACCACCGTCTTCGCCCGCTGACGTCCGCTCATCTCCCGACGCACCCCGACCCACTTCGTTGGAATGGCGGGGCACCGTACGGAAACGCCCCCCGGACCGTCAAGCAGGCACGCTTCCAGAATCTGTGCTATCCGCCTGTCGCGGATGGACTACCGGTACATCGTCGTGGAAGGGCCCATCGGTGTGGGCAAGACGAGCCTCTCCAACCTCCTGGCCGAGCGCTACAGAGCGCGCCGGATTCTGGAGGTGGTGGAGGAGAATCCGTTCCTCTCCAGCTTCTACACGGACCGGGCGAAGTATGCGTTCCAGACGCAGATCTTCTTCCTGCTCTCGCGCTTCCGTCAGCAGCAGGAGCTGTTCCAGCAGGACCTGTTCAGCGCCGTCACGGTGAGCGACTACCTGTTCGCCAAGGACCGCATCTTCGCCTGCCTCACGCTGGACTCGCACGAGCTGGCGC encodes the following:
- a CDS encoding TetR/AcrR family transcriptional regulator; translated protein: MRYGPEQKPSTRARILAAADALFRKQGFAGASVERVMRAAGLTVGGFYAHFTSKEELQREALRSFLQQSKERWVAGLEELHGPEWLSHFVRRYLTRQRRDDPQGGCMMPSVLSDLTRAAPELQGTLAEGLDALVREAQAHLTDEQGVTARQKALASVALCFGALTLARATSSQPLSDEVLQAARALLLAKGEEPSPTPPPR
- a CDS encoding PaaI family thioesterase, which gives rise to MSEGSAQRTRTVTWKDYREGVTAAKQLSGLEYLRAMQRGELPGPPIAELLGMGPSEFQEGRAVFTVEPAEYHYNPIGTVHGGLAATLLDSAMACAVHSTLPAGASYTTLDLHVTFVRPITHDTGRLTCTGEIIHLGGRMATAQGRVTDASGKLYAHGVTTCMIFRPSGAGT
- the fabF gene encoding beta-ketoacyl-ACP synthase II, producing MEKRRVVVTGLGLISPCGTGVEKSWEALVKGQSGVGPITLFDASGLDSRIAGEVKDFRPEDFIDKRELRRMDRFAQFAVGAADMALKDSGLAITPKNAERTAVIVGSGIGGIGSLEETYRKVLEKGPDRISPFFILQMIINLAPGYISMRHGIKGPSWSSNSACSTSAHAIGEALRGIQRGDFDAAVVGGAEAPITVLGVGGFAAMKALSTRNDAPQAASRPFDVDRDGFVVAEGAGMLVLETWEHARDRGAKVYAELSGYGASSDAYHVTQPAPEHEGAQRSMRLALADAGLRPADIGYINAHGTSTDIGDALEMEAITRVFGEAARQVAVSSTKSMTGHMNGAAGAAEAVISVLALQRGMLPPTVNLDRQDPRITLDCIPKVAREKRVSAVMSNSFGFGGTNVSLVFQRPS